Genomic segment of Harmonia axyridis chromosome 6, icHarAxyr1.1, whole genome shotgun sequence:
AAAGATATCAAAGTAAAGTCctttcaaaaatgtttcattataaaACCGAAAAACTTTCACGAGAACCAAAATCTCGTTCCCtggcataataaaaaaaaaaacgacgaATACAATAAACAGTAGTATGGCTTAAGGAAGGACTCTAGATGGCGATTGTAGTTGATTCAAAAAACATAGTATCCCATATAACCCGATATATTCCATGATCTCCGGCTAATTTTATTTAAATCATAAAAAGAAAACAGTGATAAATATAAGTAagaaaacaataataaacaacACAAGGAATATACTAAGTTCGTTCCACCAGTTTATATTCCTGCTGTCATCACTTTCTCAGCCGAACTAATAATAAAAGATTATGTTTCACTCACGTGACACTCTGCAAAGACGAAGATTTTTCTTATGGGTGTAGTCGAACAAAAAATCGTCAGGtacaaatcaattttttcatcaaaaataaacaCCTATAAAACGTATATAAACAACAAGGCACATTTTACAAATAACAAAGAACTTTCTTCGCATGAATAAATACGCGAAATATTTGTGatcataataaacaaaaaaacaaactcATGCCTACAAACTCATGACTGAAAAGCAATTGTTGCGAAATGGAAATAAAATCATTTACTAGTAATATAGTTTGTCCTTTgtgtttattataataaaaattctaagcATCTCCTCTTCATATTCGCAAACCTTTCTATGACAGAATTAATATCGAGTTTAATTATGATGACAAATACGTTCATATGGCGAGCGAGAAGTAGCTGCATATTGACGAGCTCcgcaaattatttaaaattctgTTGTAAATCCAAAGTGAAAGGCTGAATTATTTCTACGTGATAATTAATTACATACTGATTATTACTGTTTCACCAAAATGGTTCTGACAAGGGATATACGAGAAGAAATAGAGTCCTCAGTTAGTCAGGCACTGAACAAGTGTATGAAAAACGACTCGTTTATCAAGACGATTGTAAACAAAGTGACAGAAGCCGTCATAAAAACTATAAACAATAAGTTGTTAAACCTAGAAGAAACTGTGCAAAAATTTCAGAGTATACAAAGTGAACTTAAATCAGATCTTGAAGAGAAAATAAACAAACTAGAAGATGAAATTCAGGAGGCAAAACTATGTAAACGAGGTATTGAGGCTGATATAGAGAGAATGGATCAGGAAAGTAGAAGACTGAATTTGAGAATTTTCGGTTTTGAAGAGAGAACAAAAGAGGATACCAAAAAGGAGTTAATTAAATTCCTGAATTCTAAAATGTCCACAACGTTGTCTGAAGAGGacattgaattttgtttcagaATCGGAAAGAAGATCGCAAATAAAAATAGAGGAATTCTCATAAGATTATTCAAACACGATACCAAACAAGAGATTTATTCCaagaaaaaattactgaaaggtACTGGACTGGTCATAAGGGAAGATTTGACTAATATAAGGGTCGAAATACTTAACCGAGCCATTGAGAAGTTTGGTTTGAGGAATGTATGGACTttaaatggaaaaatatatattaatgatgaaaaaaataaagttcatgttgttaaaaataagaatgactcatatttaatttttgagGGAGATTTTCACCCTAAATAAACATTTGTCTTTATCTGAACTGTAAATTATGACATGTTTTTTAGTTTCATTATGGATTGTTTATGTTAGTTGGGGCTCTCAAAATTTGGAATTGACGGTTATGTTGGACTGTCTGAATTTAGTTGATCGGGATGTTCAGGTTGACACTAGGTCATATGTAAATTTTCAGGAGTATATACAGGATGGAGCGAGCAGAGATGTGCAGGGTTTTAATATTGTCCATTTTAATATCCGTGGCTTGATGAAACATTATGATGAGCTTTTGATGCAGGTCCAAATGTCGGGAGATATATTTGATGTTATTGTTCTATCGGAAACAAGAAAAATTGCCGATGTGAGTACATTTTCTATTCCAAATTATACTTTGCATTACAATGAATCAGAAATCACTAAATGCGACGGGGTTGTGGTCtatataaaaaacaatttgacTGCGAATGTAACTATTACTCAGGTAAATGAATGTAAGTTTCTCAGGGTGATTCTGGCAAACAACTATCTCTCATATCACCATAAGATAGGAATAACTGCTTACTATAGGTCACCAGCaaccaatacaaaaaattacataaaaaatttagaattatatCTAAACGGCTTGGAACACCAGAATCTCGAGATATACGTTGGAGATATAAACATAAATTTACTCCATTCTGATTCTGGTGATACTAATGATTATTTGAACGTTTTGAATTCGAATGGGTTCACATCATATATAAATAAGCCAACTAGAGTCACACAGAATAGTGTATCAATAATCgatcatattttcattaaaataaaaaagtgttTACTAGATAAGGTTTATATGGAACCGGCTGTTATTCACACTGA
This window contains:
- the LOC123682411 gene encoding uncharacterized protein LOC123682411; translated protein: MVLTRDIREEIESSVSQALNKCMKNDSFIKTIVNKVTEAVIKTINNKLLNLEETVQKFQSIQSELKSDLEEKINKLEDEIQEAKLCKRGIEADIERMDQESRRLNLRIFGFEERTKEDTKKELIKFLNSKMSTTLSEEDIEFCFRIGKKIANKNRGILIRLFKHDTKQEIYSKKKLLKGTGLVIREDLTNIRVEILNRAIEKFGLRNEYIQDGASRDVQGFNIVHFNIRGLMKHYDELLMQVQMSGDIFDVIVLSETRKIADVSTFSIPNYTLHYNESEITKCDGVVVYIKNNLTANVTITQGKIPSQWKESLVTPVFKTGDQSQMYNYRPISVINNFAKLFEQSLKNRMSKFFDKHGIITDRQFGFVKNLNTEDALLDFLEKPIRAMDNSKKCLAVFLDLAKAFDTIPHNKLLQRVEGCGIRGIALDLIGDYLSERSQRVAIRHVKSSYMVVKVGVPQGTVLGPLLFLVYMNNITKIKNLGAHLVCYADDTALTFCAETWDEVQFFKKSVTQRSFLYFCPKLFNVIPTELKQNKRLNVFKSELRSFIFENPERFAFV